A window from Streptomyces sp. NBC_00299 encodes these proteins:
- a CDS encoding PP2C family protein-serine/threonine phosphatase: MTDRKPPSSWTVLSWMPAVVMAVVAVMDVVAGPGVGFLPLVSLGPAFSGLVGGWRRTAVFGLVALVLCVALGLYDGLFEERRGFTALASVAGVTGVGIAAAVMRSRREGELASVRSIAEVAQRVLLRPVPLTAGPLQAAVSYTSAVAEARIGGDLYEVVASPHGVRVIVGDVQGKGLAAVETAAVVLGAFREAAHDEPDLVRLGERLERSVARELEGEKFVTAILAEIGARHEAVFLNYGHPAPIVLRRDGMVDFPRPPAYALPLGLGAHGSEGPKPHRVDFVPGEQLLLYTDGVTEARDEDGRFYPLGERAHLLKDADAHRALEALRADLAQHAIGPPHDDAAMLLLRYHGHGEGKSVPIV; this comes from the coding sequence ATGACTGACCGGAAGCCGCCATCGAGCTGGACCGTGCTGTCCTGGATGCCGGCGGTGGTGATGGCGGTGGTCGCAGTGATGGACGTCGTGGCCGGGCCGGGGGTCGGGTTCCTGCCGTTGGTGTCTCTCGGTCCGGCGTTCTCCGGGCTGGTCGGGGGGTGGCGTCGTACGGCCGTGTTCGGGCTCGTGGCGTTGGTGCTGTGCGTGGCGCTCGGGCTGTACGACGGGCTGTTCGAGGAAAGAAGAGGGTTCACCGCACTGGCCTCGGTGGCCGGCGTCACCGGCGTCGGCATCGCGGCGGCTGTCATGCGCTCGCGCCGCGAGGGGGAGCTGGCCAGCGTGCGGTCGATCGCGGAGGTCGCCCAGCGAGTGTTGCTGCGGCCGGTCCCGCTGACCGCCGGCCCGCTGCAGGCGGCCGTTTCGTACACCTCGGCCGTCGCGGAGGCCCGCATCGGCGGGGATCTGTACGAGGTGGTGGCCTCGCCGCACGGCGTCCGGGTGATCGTGGGTGATGTGCAGGGCAAGGGCCTGGCCGCGGTGGAGACGGCGGCCGTGGTGCTCGGTGCCTTCCGGGAGGCCGCCCACGACGAGCCGGACCTGGTGAGGCTCGGCGAGCGCCTGGAACGCAGCGTGGCCCGGGAACTGGAGGGCGAGAAGTTCGTCACCGCGATCCTCGCGGAGATCGGCGCACGACACGAGGCCGTCTTCCTCAACTATGGCCACCCGGCCCCGATCGTCCTACGCCGGGACGGCATGGTCGACTTCCCGCGGCCGCCCGCCTACGCCCTTCCGCTGGGGCTGGGCGCGCACGGGAGCGAGGGCCCCAAGCCTCATCGGGTGGACTTCGTCCCCGGCGAGCAGCTCCTGCTGTACACCGACGGTGTCACCGAGGCCCGCGACGAAGACGGCCGTTTCTATCCGCTCGGCGAACGGGCGCACCTGCTGAAGGATGCCGACGCGCACCGCGCGCTGGAGGCGCTGCGCGCGGACCTTGCCCAGCATGCCATCGGGCCGCCCCACGACGACGCCGCGATGCTCCTGCTGCGTTACCACGGTCATGGGGAAGGAAAATCTGTTCCCATCGTGTGA
- a CDS encoding nitroreductase family deazaflavin-dependent oxidoreductase, whose translation MTHRETTPRRPQLPSGWRRLAARLPIPLFRAGLGSLFGKRLLLLHHVGRVSGVDRMVVLEVVSYDPTRTSWTVASGFGPKSDWYQNLRAQPKTLIRVGNRPYAVTARFLPSEEGAEIMPGYAHRHPRTARRLCAYMGLPVDGSEASYREAGRAVPFVRLDTAVEHHQHGRGQA comes from the coding sequence ATGACGCACAGAGAAACCACACCTCGCCGCCCTCAACTCCCCAGCGGATGGCGACGCCTGGCCGCGCGGCTGCCGATCCCGCTCTTCCGCGCGGGGCTCGGGTCCCTCTTCGGGAAACGGCTGCTCCTGCTGCACCACGTGGGCCGCGTCAGCGGCGTGGACCGCATGGTGGTCCTGGAAGTGGTGTCCTACGACCCGACCCGCACGAGCTGGACCGTCGCCTCCGGATTTGGGCCGAAGTCCGACTGGTACCAGAACCTCCGCGCGCAGCCGAAGACCCTCATCCGGGTCGGCAACCGCCCGTACGCCGTCACCGCCCGCTTCCTCCCCTCCGAGGAAGGCGCCGAGATCATGCCCGGCTACGCACACCGACACCCGCGAACGGCCCGCCGCCTGTGCGCGTACATGGGCCTTCCCGTCGACGGCAGCGAGGCGTCGTACCGCGAGGCGGGGCGAGCCGTCCCCTTCGTCCGCCTCGACACCGCCGTCGAACACCATCAGCACGGGCGCGGACAGGCGTGA
- a CDS encoding lactonase family protein, with product MSRHTRRRSPLRVRLLTAGAGIVAAAAAVATVTVASADEPGGPAAQSAKAGADHAVFVQGNELDGNTIHAFRRGKDGALSAAGRYATGGKGGDQVDAPTDSLASQGSLVYDDASGLLLAVNAGSGTVTSFRVDGQRLTHRQVVDSGGYFPSSIAVYGNLAYVMNAGGSGSVQGFRITASGLKPVRGSQRSLGLENARVPLFSSSPGQVAFTPDGRALAVTTKSANTIEVFPVRRDGRPAHRAVVNDSVGGVPFAITFDKSGRMLVAEAEKSTVSTYKVRADGRLKAVQRPLANGQDTLCWLERAGDFFYGGNTGNSTVTGYRTDRHGRLALTNDVGVATPPSAKSQGVIDLAVTQDEKFLYVQNAVSGTVDGFRVGRDGSLTKVTTATGLPAFAESGMEGIAAV from the coding sequence ATGAGCAGGCACACCAGGCGCAGGTCCCCGTTACGAGTCCGGCTGCTGACCGCCGGAGCCGGGATCGTCGCCGCTGCGGCGGCGGTCGCGACGGTGACCGTCGCCTCGGCGGACGAGCCCGGCGGTCCCGCCGCGCAATCGGCCAAGGCCGGGGCGGATCACGCGGTGTTCGTCCAGGGCAACGAGCTCGACGGCAACACCATCCACGCTTTCCGGCGAGGCAAGGACGGCGCGCTGAGCGCTGCCGGCCGATACGCCACCGGCGGCAAGGGCGGCGACCAGGTCGACGCGCCCACCGACTCCCTGGCCTCCCAGGGGTCGCTCGTCTACGACGATGCCTCGGGGCTGCTGCTGGCGGTCAATGCGGGCAGTGGCACCGTGACCTCCTTCCGGGTCGACGGGCAGAGGCTGACGCACCGCCAGGTGGTGGACTCCGGCGGGTACTTCCCGTCCTCCATCGCGGTGTACGGCAACCTTGCCTACGTCATGAACGCGGGCGGCTCCGGCAGTGTTCAGGGCTTCCGGATCACCGCCTCGGGGCTGAAGCCCGTGCGCGGTTCGCAACGCTCCCTGGGTCTGGAAAACGCCAGGGTGCCGCTGTTCTCCAGCTCGCCCGGCCAGGTCGCCTTCACCCCCGACGGCCGGGCACTGGCTGTGACCACGAAGTCCGCCAACACCATCGAGGTCTTCCCCGTGCGGCGCGACGGTCGTCCTGCGCACCGGGCAGTGGTCAACGACTCCGTGGGAGGCGTGCCGTTCGCGATCACCTTCGACAAGAGCGGCCGGATGCTGGTGGCCGAGGCCGAGAAGTCCACAGTCAGCACGTACAAGGTGCGCGCTGACGGTCGCCTCAAGGCAGTCCAGCGGCCGCTGGCCAACGGCCAGGACACGCTGTGCTGGCTTGAGCGCGCCGGTGACTTCTTCTACGGCGGGAACACCGGCAACTCCACCGTCACCGGCTACCGCACAGACCGCCACGGTCGGCTCGCGCTCACCAACGACGTCGGTGTCGCCACGCCCCCTTCGGCCAAGTCCCAGGGGGTTATCGACCTGGCGGTGACGCAGGACGAGAAGTTCCTCTATGTGCAGAACGCGGTCTCGGGCACGGTGGACGGCTTCCGCGTCGGCAGGGATGGCTCCCTCACCAAGGTCACCACGGCCACCGGACTGCCCGCCTTCGCCGAGTCCGGCATGGAGGGTATTGCCGCGGTGTAG
- a CDS encoding FG-GAP and VCBS repeat-containing protein encodes MARVVAWKLGQYGGNPAGKVTLTAKGDTGVWKNGQEATLNVISGHRDGYATECPGAAMYAKLGEIRRFAASPGRNSAIPTADFNRDGVTDLVAGTPRALSSGGTLTVVPGNTEGPDATVKRSFTQNSPGVPGGHESGHNFGAATAWGDVNGDGYADLAVGSPDEDDTSGHADRGSVTVLYGPGLDSGFSYSTSGVTSTGAKLGAAVTVGDFNADGKADVFSAGTGNSGSWNARLTGGATQYGKLTSASGSLAALDAATGDFNRDGYADVALNYLDQSGTGRVTWFKGTASGLVKVSVLSVKGDRSIAVGDVNGNGYDDIAIGQPFTAESGAFKGGQVTVVPGTSTGFTTTGMRTVHQDTSGVPGTAEAGDATGASVSVGDYNDDGYADVLTGMPGEDITHSGANQTNAGMALLLKGTSSGLTGSGAQWYSQDRSGIAGVTEPNDKFGSAVVLQDLSGWAAPTSPSAWRARTPTTASSFSWTAATPASTPAAASTTARAPWAPRQGPTWVRRSPRNPEPHSANATWGPPSRRPHVCIGGRASDRRIGHQLIPWPAAAI; translated from the coding sequence GTGGCCCGTGTCGTCGCCTGGAAGCTTGGCCAGTACGGCGGCAACCCGGCCGGCAAGGTCACGCTGACCGCCAAGGGCGACACCGGGGTCTGGAAGAACGGCCAGGAGGCCACCCTCAACGTGATCTCCGGCCACCGCGACGGTTACGCCACCGAGTGCCCCGGCGCCGCCATGTACGCCAAGCTCGGCGAGATCCGCCGCTTCGCCGCGAGCCCCGGTAGGAACTCCGCCATCCCGACCGCCGACTTCAACCGCGACGGCGTGACCGACCTGGTCGCCGGCACGCCCCGGGCGCTGAGCAGCGGCGGCACGCTGACCGTCGTGCCCGGCAACACGGAGGGGCCGGACGCCACAGTCAAGCGCTCCTTCACCCAGAACAGCCCCGGTGTCCCCGGCGGCCACGAGTCCGGCCACAACTTCGGTGCCGCCACCGCCTGGGGCGACGTCAACGGCGACGGCTACGCCGACCTCGCCGTCGGCTCCCCCGACGAGGACGACACCAGCGGCCACGCCGACCGGGGTTCGGTCACCGTGCTGTACGGTCCCGGTCTGGACTCCGGCTTCTCGTACTCCACGTCCGGTGTGACCAGCACCGGAGCCAAGCTGGGCGCGGCCGTCACGGTCGGCGACTTCAACGCCGACGGCAAGGCCGACGTCTTCTCCGCCGGCACCGGCAACAGCGGCAGCTGGAACGCCCGCCTGACCGGCGGCGCCACCCAGTACGGCAAGCTCACCAGCGCCTCCGGATCCCTCGCCGCCCTCGATGCCGCCACCGGCGACTTCAACCGTGACGGCTACGCGGACGTGGCACTCAACTACCTCGACCAGTCCGGCACCGGCCGCGTCACCTGGTTCAAGGGCACGGCGTCCGGCCTGGTCAAGGTCAGCGTCCTGTCCGTCAAGGGCGACCGCTCCATCGCCGTGGGTGACGTCAACGGCAACGGCTACGACGACATCGCCATCGGCCAGCCCTTCACCGCCGAGTCCGGCGCCTTCAAGGGCGGCCAGGTCACCGTGGTCCCGGGCACCTCGACCGGATTCACCACCACCGGCATGCGTACCGTCCACCAGGACACCAGCGGCGTGCCGGGTACCGCCGAGGCCGGCGACGCCACCGGCGCCTCCGTCTCCGTCGGCGACTACAACGACGACGGCTACGCCGACGTCCTGACCGGCATGCCGGGCGAGGACATCACCCACAGCGGCGCCAACCAGACCAACGCGGGCATGGCCCTGCTCCTGAAGGGCACCTCGTCCGGCCTGACCGGCTCCGGCGCCCAGTGGTACAGCCAGGACCGCAGCGGCATCGCCGGTGTGACGGAGCCGAACGACAAGTTCGGCTCCGCCGTGGTCCTGCAGGACCTCTCCGGCTGGGCCGCGCCGACCTCGCCATCGGCGTGGAGGGCGAGGACGCCTACAACGGCGTCATCCTTCAGTTGGACAGCGGCAACTCCGGCATCGACACCAGCGGCGGCGTCTACTACAGCAAGAGCGCCCTGGGCACCCCGACAGGGGCCCACCTGGGTCAGACGCTCACCCCGTAACCCGGAACCGCACAGTGCCAATGCAACGTGGGGTCCTCCGTCGCGGAGACCCCACGTTTGCATTGGCGGCCGCGCTTCAGACCGCAGAATCGGGCATCAGCTGATCCCCTGGCCGGCCGCCGCCATCTGA